In the Sphingobium sp. EM0848 genome, one interval contains:
- a CDS encoding class I adenylate-forming enzyme family protein: MSESIAARRQAMADRHPVWQEMTLDAYLRRAAEDYGTRPLVITDAETLDYGTVEAQSRQIAAGLVALGIQRGERVGLMMANYPVTVSLLFAIWRTGAIAVAINTLYGPKELEYVIREAGCALLVSMAGFGSRRFDRELDERMPGWRTGDYAPLPELRRGLVHDINAPQHFFDALPAGELPEQGAEPHDAAVIMFTSGTTGSPKGVMQTHDNLLRAAYAGAYHQAFEDGRRAVFSLPLYHSFGLVVGLLSGMIVGGAIIPLLRFDPHALLTATERHRATYLMGVPTMTIAMMEQAKTQSYDLSSLTAVHSAAAPTPSWVWREIQRVFGCEEIFTSYGQTEVTATIVCTKPGDPIEIVAETQGCIVEAGVAGIPALGGRICEFKTIDPETGEDLPHGAAGELCTRGPMNSLGYFRRPEESAKLFLPGGWIRTGDLGQFRPDGNLFLTGRSKELYKSKGELVSPKELEQLVTAHPAIAQAFFIGMPDDRWGECGCAWIVLADGQSFTAEELLAWLAPQVAGYKLPRDIWFIADNELPKTGTGKVQKNILKDMALAQLAAAKGAA; this comes from the coding sequence TGACGCTGGACGCTTATCTCAGACGCGCCGCCGAAGATTATGGCACGCGCCCCCTCGTCATCACCGATGCCGAAACGCTCGATTATGGCACGGTGGAGGCGCAATCCCGGCAGATCGCGGCAGGCCTCGTGGCCCTCGGCATCCAGCGCGGCGAACGGGTGGGCCTGATGATGGCCAATTATCCCGTTACCGTATCCCTGCTCTTCGCGATCTGGCGCACCGGGGCCATCGCCGTAGCGATCAACACGCTCTATGGCCCCAAGGAGCTGGAATATGTCATCCGCGAAGCCGGATGCGCGCTGCTCGTCAGCATGGCCGGCTTCGGTTCCCGCCGCTTCGATCGGGAACTGGACGAGCGCATGCCGGGATGGCGGACCGGCGACTATGCACCCCTGCCGGAATTGCGCCGGGGCTTGGTGCACGACATCAACGCGCCGCAGCATTTTTTCGATGCGCTACCGGCCGGGGAGCTGCCCGAACAGGGCGCCGAACCCCATGATGCGGCCGTCATCATGTTCACCTCCGGCACGACCGGATCGCCCAAGGGCGTGATGCAGACCCATGATAATCTGCTGCGGGCCGCTTATGCCGGCGCCTATCATCAGGCGTTCGAAGACGGCCGGCGCGCGGTCTTCTCGCTGCCGCTCTATCATTCCTTCGGCCTTGTCGTGGGGCTGCTGTCCGGGATGATCGTCGGCGGCGCCATCATTCCCCTGCTCCGTTTCGATCCGCACGCCCTGCTGACGGCGACCGAGCGCCACCGCGCGACCTATCTCATGGGCGTCCCGACCATGACGATCGCCATGATGGAGCAGGCGAAGACGCAAAGTTACGATCTGTCCTCCCTGACCGCCGTGCACAGCGCCGCCGCCCCGACGCCAAGCTGGGTCTGGCGCGAGATACAGCGGGTCTTCGGCTGCGAGGAGATTTTCACCAGCTACGGCCAGACCGAAGTGACCGCGACCATCGTGTGCACAAAGCCGGGCGATCCCATCGAGATCGTCGCGGAAACGCAGGGCTGCATTGTCGAGGCCGGTGTAGCCGGAATCCCCGCGCTGGGCGGCAGGATTTGCGAGTTCAAGACGATCGACCCGGAAACCGGTGAAGATCTGCCGCACGGCGCCGCGGGCGAATTGTGCACCCGCGGACCGATGAACAGCCTCGGCTATTTCCGCCGTCCGGAGGAAAGCGCGAAGCTCTTCCTTCCGGGTGGCTGGATTCGCACGGGCGACCTTGGACAGTTCAGGCCCGACGGCAATCTGTTCCTGACCGGGCGGTCGAAGGAACTCTACAAGAGCAAGGGCGAACTGGTTTCCCCCAAGGAGCTGGAGCAGCTGGTCACCGCGCATCCGGCCATCGCACAGGCCTTTTTCATCGGCATGCCTGATGATCGCTGGGGCGAATGCGGTTGTGCCTGGATCGTGCTGGCCGATGGCCAGTCCTTCACCGCCGAAGAACTGCTCGCCTGGCTCGCTCCGCAAGTGGCGGGCTACAAGCTGCCGCGGGATATCTGGTTCATTGCCGACAATGAACTGCCCAAGACCGGCACCGGCAAGGTGCAGAAGAACATCCTCAAGGACATGGCATTGGCACAGCTCGCTGCGGCGAAGGGCGCAGCCTGA